The region TAGcacttgctttaaaattaagttAGTTATTCTGAACTTTGTGCCAACTGATTATTTGCTTGATTTTCTGATGACGGTAATACGTGACATCCCATCACATCATTTGGTAAAGACAATAAGATTACAAAGCCCAAGAAGGGTCTGAGTCAGTCCTTGACAGATTAAAGCTCTCCAAGTCCCCTGAAAACCCTTCTCTGACATATTGATTTAACCTAAACCCTCAAAATGTTCCTGATTATATCATCTCaattgggctttatttttgttttactttttcattgtaggaaattaaaaaaaggctcAGTTGATCCCCGGCCAAGTTCTTGAAATGTGTTGCAACGCTGAGGAAATAAAAGATTACTcgaaatacttttaaataataTGTCATGTCAGCAGAGATAAAGGTTCACACGTCGTGCCCTCAGCTGGCTTCTATCAGCACTGGCCAGGACCCGCGCGTCACCCACCTTCTAAATCATGAGCTTACGCTCTTGTAATTATGAACATGTCTATGAAATTTGCTTCATTTCTCTGTGTAAGAAGAACTAAAGATTTGTGTCTGTGGAGCCGATCCTGACGGGGGGAGCAGAGCAAGATACCCTCCCAAAAATCTCTGCCCCTGCCATCTATCCATTTCTCACCCCGATGGATGGGGACACCTGTGGGATAATGTCCCAGGACCATCCAAACGTGCCTTGTGTGAAGGAAAACcatgttttgtgggttttgcaGGGTTTCCGCTGATAGACACGGGTGGAGTAACACGGGGACAAAACCACCACATGGTGCAGATTATGACACAACATTGCTGGTCTCCGGATTTTGAGACACTTTGCAAAAGAAGAGAAGCACCGTTATCCTTGATAAAAGTGAAATCTGAATGTAATCAGCCTCTCCGAAGGGCAGATGCTCCTGCCAAAGTCTGGGCAAGCTCTTCCCCCATGTAACCCCAAGTGCACACTGCTCCCCAAAAGCCTGGGGAAGCAAATGCAAGAAACATCCTTCCATATATTGATTCTACAGCTTATGTGCATCTGTCCCAGTCGCTGTGGTTTGAACCGGAGCTGATACCAGGACCACGTGCATGGAGAAAATTCAGCAGCCAGAAAGGTGAGCAGCTTTCAACCGGGTGCCCCAGGAATCTCCGGCATTCAGCACCCACATCTGCACCTGTTTGCTTCCTCCAAGGTTTTTCTTTAGACAAACTCCTGTCTGAGTGAGATAGGCCAGGAGTTCCATGTATAAATGTGTgttaaaaaatgtataaatcAGTATCCATACCTACAAATGTATAAGTGAGTATCAAACCCCATCGTAAACTGAGTAATGGAATCCCTTGGAACAGGGATTTGAGGACAACAGCCTGAGCCTACAGGGTTTTTAAACTGTACATTTGAAAACCGTCTTGCCAGATAGTCACTGTCTGACATTTGGGTTTGGTTGTCTCCACtaagaaaaagcagttttgacTCCGCTGCCGGCCCAAGGCTTGGAAGAAATGTGTGCAccaggacacagacacagacaaatCCAGCAAGAAATCctgaaaagtgaaatattttagtaaaccagtgctccccccaccccccaggCCCCAGGAGCATCTGGAAGTGGGACAGGGAGCTCTGCAGACCATCCCCTGCCCAtcctgaagctacagctccctCATTCCCCAACCTGCTTTCTCAGCTGGCCTCTGAATTTTATCCCTTTCCACATTTTCTTCCCGTTAAGGCTGGTCGGTCCCGGCTGACCCCGTGCGGGGGGAGGCAGCGGGGAGGAATGCGCAGGGGATGGGGCAGGCGGACACCCACCCTCTTTAGCATTATTACCACTGCTTTacgccccctccctccccccaaatAAAAACCAAGCCCCAGGATCCCCTTTAGTGCCAGCTCTGGGGAGGGTGCCTGGATGGAAAATGAATCAGTGCAGTGCATTCAAGCTTTTGCAGGGTGGGGAGGTCCCCGATAGGGGCCCAAAAATCACTGTGCGAATTCATCGCAGCCCGTTGCCTGCACAGCTGAGTGTCCCTGCCAGATCCCCCGCTCAGCCCGGAGccccctcagccccagcccaggTGGAAAACTGGGATTGCTGTCCTTAATTCAGCgcagttgctgctgctgggatcGCCTTGAAGCGGAGCAGTGGAACCATCCCAGGGCAGGCGGGAGGGGGGCTGCCTTtagaaaataatagtaatataAATTATAGAAACACACATATGCAAAAAGGACAAAAGGAcgaaacaaccaaaaaaacaaccaaacgaacaaaaaaacaaccGAAAATGTGGGACAAGCCCATCTGCCTGTCCAGCGCTGTCCCGTAGTCTGGGGGTGACACTGTCATGCCGGGGACACCGGAGGGACCGCATGTGACCAGCCCGGCTCCAGCAAAGCCCCGCGCAGCCAGGCCTAGAGCAGACACACACGACCATGGCTTTCCCTtgtctttattcctttttttttctttttcctatcttttttttctttttgtgctggTTCTGGTTAAACGTTATTTGCACTTTTGTTGGAAAAGTGGCCCCTAGTGTGCAATTATGTCAAATTTCTTTGAGTTTTACAATTTAATGGAGAACAGTAACTCTTTTATTGATCCTAGACGGGGCCGGCTCCTCTTCCCCTCCACCGCCcgctctcccctccctccccttcttcccccagacccccccccccGTTACTCCTATGAAATGTCACTCAATGTTTCTTATGCTCCCACCAGTTTCCAAAACAAACAGTGGAGCCCGCAGCCGTCTATTGACTCAGTTGGATGCAAGAGGATCTCACCGTGGCCGCTGCCCCCCGACGGGAGCCGGGCGGTGACCGGACGAGGGTCGCTGGGTACCGGCCGGGAtggagccgccgccgcccgcctgAGTCCCGCAGCCGCCCGGGGGGCACCCCAGCCCCGGGGGGAGGATGGCGCTCAGCTCCCGGGCTCACGCCTTCTCGGTGGAAGCTCTGGTGGGACGTTCGGCCAAGAGGAAGGTGCCAGAGGGTCCCGACGAGGACAGCGGGGCCGGCACCAGGCAGAACCGCAGGGCCCCGGAGCCGGGTTGGTAGCGGCGGGGACCCCCGGGGTGGCGGCGGGACCCCCGGAGCCACCCGAGCCGCCTCCTCCCGTTTCTCTTCCCCGCAGAAAAGCGGCCCAAGGGCGGCGCGGAGAGTCGGGAGGCGGGGGCCGGGGTGCAggtggagctgcagggagccGAGCTCTGGAGGAGGTTCCATGAGATCGGCACCGAGATGATCATCACCAAGGCCGGCAGGTACCGGCGGCACCGCCGCTCCGCTGCCCCTTCCCCGCTGCCCGTTCCCCGCTCCGGCTACTCCTCTGCACCGcgcttcttttttcctttgtctctttttcgttaccattttttttccttttttgttttttttttgtttgtttgtttggtttttgtttttttttttttttttgtccttattttctggtgagtatttttatttccgttttttccttatttttgtcgagtttgaaaatattttttccccatgccCGTtgagttgttgttttgtttggttttttttcaaccCGTTTTCGCCGTTTAACCGGCAGCTCTTCCCCTCTGCCCGCAGGAGAATGTTCCCGTCGGTCAGGGTGAaggtgaaggggctggagccACTCAAGCACTATTACATCGCCATCGATGTCGTGCCGGTGGACTCCAAAAGATACAGGTACgatatgggggggacacaccaGCGGGGCTTCCACACACCCACGCGGGATCCCTCTGGGTGTTTGCAATGTGCCCCATCTGCATTTAGTGCTCCGGTGTGAAATAAGGGTTGCACAGGTGAGAGGCGGGTGGGGACTATCGGGCTCGCACACATGTATAGAATCCGTTGCGGGAGGGAAGTGCTGGGGAAGGGTTTCCCGCGGCTTGACCTATGCCCGGCCCGGGCCAGGTACGTGTATCACAGCTCGCAGTGGATGGTGGCGGGGAACACGGATCACTCCTGCATCACCCCCCGGCTCTACATCCACCCCGACTCCCCCTGCTCGGGGGAGACCTGGATGAGGCAAATCATCAGCTTCGACCGGGTGAAGCTCACCAACAACGAGATGGACGACAAGGGACACGTAGGTGTGGGGTAGCCTCGCCGGGGTGACCGGGGGAGGAGGCAGAGCATCATCCCGGGGGGCAGCGCCAAAACTGCGGCGGGCCGGACCCTCTTGCCCCGGGGCTGAGGGCTGGATCCCACCCGCGTCTTGTATCGGCTTCTTTTCCTGCCCTTCTCCCTGTCGGGGGGGCTCAGCCGGCCTCTCCCCCCGCACAGATCATCCTTCAGTCCATGCACAAGTACAAGCCCCGCGTCCACGTTATCGCCCAGGATTCCCGCTTCGACCTGGCGCAGATCCAGTCGCTTCCGGCCGAGGGGGTGCAGACCTTCTCTTTCCAGGAGACCGAATTCACCACCGTGACGGCTTATCAAAACCAACAGGTACCGGGAAGCTGGGGGGACGGAGAGCTCCGACGGTACCAGGGAGCCGGCAGGATGGAGAGCCCCGACGGCCGGTCCTTGCCTGCCCCTCACCCCGTCACCCCTTTCCACTCCCACTCCCCCAGATCACGAAGCTGAAGATCGACAGGAATCCCTTCGCCAAAGGATTTCGGGATCCCGGGAGGAACAGGTAagggccggggccgccccgccgccctccTCGCCGCGCTGCCGGCCCTGCCGCGGTGCTCAGCCCGTTTTCCCCCGCAGGGGGGTCCTGGACGGGCTCCTGGAGACCTACCCGTGGCGGCCGCCCCTCGCTCTGGATTTCAAGGCTTTCGGCGCAGACAACCAGGGTAAGTCCCGTTCTCTGCCTGTTTCCCACCCGCCTCTACCCGCGGCCGCACGCCCGGAGCTCACGGCGGGGGCGCGTTTGGGGGTTTTACACCATTAAGGTAAAGAGGTGGGTCCACAAAACGAACCGGCGGCCAGCGGAACGGTTTGGGAAGCCAGTTCCAAGTGTTTTCGGCCAAAAATGCCGTTAAAATCGATTTGAGCAGCAGGTCGCTCGCCCCCGGCGGGGAAGGGTACCGGCGGGGAAGGGTACCGGCGCGGTCGGGCTTCAGCCGCGgggaaaaatcagatttaaatgcttagaacaaaaaaaatcgAACATGCAGGAGGCTGATTTAGAGTCGGATTGTTACGGCTTTGATCCTTTTACACTAATTGTTTCCAAGCCGTTTGAGAATATTAGCTAAAAATGTGATAATAGTGATCACCGGTGTCTCCCTCAGCCAACTGCGAGCAAACGCATTgtgagacagaaaataaaattggcTGCTATTTGGGGTGTAGTAGTCCCACGGTCCATTAACTTCgcagggaagagggaaaagttTATAAGAGAAAACGATCTCCCTCCACTTGACAAGCATGGAGCAGTTTCTTGCAGCCCTTTTCTAGAAAAACGGCTTTGGAAATAGTATTTGGAAACGGATGGTTCACAGTGCCGAGGGAAAAAAACTAAGAGAGCATTTGCGTGCTGGAGCGCTCCAGTTTGGGTTTAAAGTCACCAGTTTAAGCGTCATTTATGTTGGGAACTTTTCAATGTATTGGGACGCACCAAATCATTCCTGTCTCTGCAAGGAAACACCGGGAAAGAACAAACCAACATGAACAATCTATGCTGTACAGGCGTAGAAATGCAcagacatatttaaaaaaaatcagattcgGGAAAAATTAAGAGGTTTGTTGGGTTGTAAAGAGaactatatttttattattattatttagaaaAGACATTACggaaaaaagctttttgaagCCATTTTGcaggctgtgaggagctggcggtgctgcagcaggaatGAGAGAACAGCAACCGCTTTGGTTGTTGCACAGTTGCTCAAATATTACGGCTTCatgggaattttattttttgctagtCTTTATGTAActggtatttttcttcagaattaatTTCCCGGACtgatataaatataaaatattctccCATTCTGCTAAtaataaaactgtatttctgaagagaagctgaaaaccAGAAATCCTGAAGCACCGAAACCAGAGggtaaatgaaaagaaagcgTGAACAATGTGCTGAAGAAAGAACTGGCCACAAACTTGGGATTTCTAAGCCTAATAGAAATGGTGGAAAGAAGCTGCTCTTTGAGCTGTTCTGTCCTCCCCGCCGTGAACCCTGATCCTCAATTCGTACTGGAAGTCATGGGCTAATGTTTCTTAGGATACCTTGAAGTAAATACTACTAATAACACTCATTTGCTCTGCACAGGGATTCGTTCGCTGCCTCGCACTCACATTTATCAGCTCAATCCCATCATTTGCCATGACCAGAGGTCCCTGAGTCCTGTAAGATACTCTGTTTGCAAGATTAATTTGTGCGGTGTCCCaaactctttgtttttctgcaggcTGGCTGTACCAGCAGATGTGGCTGGGTTGGACGGCTCATTGTGTTTGCTGGTTGCATGTAGAGTTTGACCCCACCACAGCCAGGCAGCGTATCGCTCGgaattaaatgtaaatacagaaaaacacagagcaaaaatgGATTCAcattcccttccttcctttttccgTGACTTTGgtaagaaatcaaaataaaaggggtaaaaaacccaaacagtctCTGGAAGAATGCAGTAATGAATGTGCAGCAGAG is a window of Columba livia isolate bColLiv1 breed racing homer chromosome 12, bColLiv1.pat.W.v2, whole genome shotgun sequence DNA encoding:
- the TBX22 gene encoding T-box transcription factor TBX22 isoform X1; translation: MALSSRAHAFSVEALVGRSAKRKVPEGPDEDSGAGTRQNRRAPEPEKRPKGGAESREAGAGVQVELQGAELWRRFHEIGTEMIITKAGRRMFPSVRVKVKGLEPLKHYYIAIDVVPVDSKRYRYVYHSSQWMVAGNTDHSCITPRLYIHPDSPCSGETWMRQIISFDRVKLTNNEMDDKGHIILQSMHKYKPRVHVIAQDSRFDLAQIQSLPAEGVQTFSFQETEFTTVTAYQNQQITKLKIDRNPFAKGFRDPGRNRGVLDGLLETYPWRPPLALDFKAFGADNQGGSSSSSPVTSSGGTPSPLNPLLSPSCSPPTFHLSASNMGVPCPETYLHNLNVPLYYKICPTSFLRQQPLALPSHEKLGSSNPHLLPHLVVDMPKLSSLGITNLKNAKAEDLNGQCLQVPSSASQVLYGLHASGNIFPSSPIAREALNCSLHPPYGLYGYNFSVPSRLMNAASHFKVSDSIPASLRDGRCNHSNWHPTINHCL
- the TBX22 gene encoding T-box transcription factor TBX22 isoform X2, with the translated sequence MALSSRAHAFSVEALVGRSAKRKVPEGPDEDSGAGTRQNRRAPEPEKRPKGGAESREAGAGVQVELQGAELWRRFHEIGTEMIITKAGRRMFPSVRVKVKGLEPLKHYYIAIDVVPVDSKRYRYVYHSSQWMVAGNTDHSCITPRLYIHPDSPCSGETWMRQIISFDRVKLTNNEMDDKGHDSRFDLAQIQSLPAEGVQTFSFQETEFTTVTAYQNQQITKLKIDRNPFAKGFRDPGRNRGVLDGLLETYPWRPPLALDFKAFGADNQGGSSSSSPVTSSGGTPSPLNPLLSPSCSPPTFHLSASNMGVPCPETYLHNLNVPLYYKICPTSFLRQQPLALPSHEKLGSSNPHLLPHLVVDMPKLSSLGITNLKNAKAEDLNGQCLQVPSSASQVLYGLHASGNIFPSSPIAREALNCSLHPPYGLYGYNFSVPSRLMNAASHFKVSDSIPASLRDGRCNHSNWHPTINHCL